In a single window of the Magnetofaba australis IT-1 genome:
- a CDS encoding PAS domain-containing protein, translating to MFNQNVPRGNALRFPQDAPPPLILLVDDQSVTFRMLERLFRGEQWARLAYCQDPAEALQQIQTLQPMTVLVDLFMPVVDGLTLLSQIRAIPELNDLPVVMLSSEESPQTKAQAFEMGATDYLIKLPERIELLARLKSLVGFRQAARDLRESESRYQLLYAGLRDAVFIAQLESGEILDCNPEAERLTGRSHEALIGAPITQLHPAEEIGAADAPTFLERLLRGEQAGELSVAAPSSDAARYVDITAIPFEQGCQKRALLIYRDVSERHAAQQTLERQVTWRTAELSDALQKLGSEMEERKLAQAASAVAQSRYQELFNNLSLGVAVYRAVGDGADFQFVDFNPAAARLEGVSRDEVIGKSVLICFPGVKSFGLFDVFVRVWRSGMPEQHPISLYHDERVHAWRENYVYKLPSGELVAVYQDLTAQKRAEEDLLASRDAVQKRLADQQQVCQALQQALPGALAILDSGGVVMSANAAFAAQLGRDMARIIGQSIDSLLDLGAAKAYQQARTRLSPEHPAERFGDGERFDGAPDWMLRAVYAQDGRVIELLLMGGPDA from the coding sequence ATGTTCAATCAAAACGTCCCGCGTGGAAACGCCTTGCGCTTCCCCCAGGACGCTCCCCCGCCGCTGATTCTGTTGGTGGATGATCAATCGGTCACGTTCCGCATGCTCGAACGCCTGTTTCGCGGCGAGCAGTGGGCGCGGCTGGCCTATTGCCAGGATCCCGCTGAAGCTCTGCAGCAGATTCAAACTCTGCAGCCGATGACAGTGCTGGTGGACCTGTTCATGCCGGTGGTGGATGGCCTGACCCTGCTCAGCCAGATTCGCGCGATTCCGGAATTGAACGACTTGCCGGTGGTGATGCTCTCATCTGAAGAGAGCCCGCAAACCAAGGCGCAGGCGTTTGAAATGGGCGCCACCGACTATCTGATCAAACTCCCGGAACGCATTGAACTGCTGGCGCGACTCAAAAGTCTGGTGGGGTTTCGCCAGGCGGCGCGCGATCTGCGCGAGAGCGAATCCCGTTATCAACTGCTCTATGCGGGGCTGCGTGATGCGGTGTTCATCGCCCAACTGGAGAGTGGAGAGATTCTGGATTGCAATCCCGAAGCGGAGAGACTCACCGGACGCAGTCATGAGGCGTTGATTGGCGCCCCGATTACGCAGTTGCATCCCGCCGAGGAGATCGGCGCCGCCGATGCGCCGACGTTTCTGGAGCGTCTGTTGCGCGGCGAACAGGCCGGTGAGCTGAGTGTGGCCGCGCCCTCCAGCGATGCAGCGCGCTATGTGGACATCACCGCGATTCCATTTGAGCAGGGGTGTCAAAAACGCGCGCTGCTGATCTATCGCGACGTCAGCGAACGCCATGCGGCGCAACAGACATTGGAGCGTCAGGTGACTTGGCGCACCGCAGAACTCTCTGACGCGTTGCAGAAGCTGGGCTCGGAGATGGAGGAGCGTAAACTGGCCCAGGCCGCCAGCGCGGTGGCGCAGAGCCGCTATCAGGAGCTGTTCAACAACCTCTCTTTGGGGGTGGCGGTGTATCGGGCGGTGGGCGATGGCGCGGACTTCCAGTTCGTTGACTTCAACCCGGCGGCGGCGCGGCTGGAGGGGGTGAGTCGGGATGAGGTGATTGGCAAGAGCGTGCTGATCTGCTTTCCCGGGGTGAAATCGTTTGGGCTGTTTGACGTGTTTGTGCGGGTGTGGCGATCGGGCATGCCCGAGCAGCACCCCATCTCGCTGTACCATGATGAGCGCGTGCATGCGTGGCGCGAGAACTACGTCTATAAACTCCCCTCTGGCGAACTGGTGGCGGTGTATCAGGATCTGACTGCGCAAAAGCGCGCCGAGGAGGATCTGCTCGCCAGTCGCGATGCTGTGCAGAAGCGCTTGGCGGATCAGCAACAGGTGTGTCAAGCGCTGCAGCAGGCGCTGCCCGGCGCGCTGGCGATTCTCGACTCCGGCGGCGTGGTGATGTCGGCCAACGCCGCGTTTGCCGCTCAATTGGGGCGCGATATGGCGCGGATTATCGGTCAATCCATCGACTCGCTATTGGATCTGGGCGCCGCCAAAGCCTATCAACAAGCGCGCACGCGCCTGTCGCCAGAGCATCCGGCGGAGCGCTTTGGCGATGGTGAACGTTTTGACGGGGCGCCGGATTGGATGCTGCGCGCGGTGTATGCGCAGGATGGCCGCGTGATCGAACTCCTGTTGATGGGCGGGCCTGATGCCTGA
- a CDS encoding periplasmic heavy metal sensor, whose protein sequence is MSADAPRWWRGALFASVGLNLFMATLIGVHEWRHAQHPDFAPVEAAATHMLHKPFKPRIWLDSLQPEQRQMAEEIMARHAKAMREQAMAMRAARRLARDEMMNNELDAHNVERAFMRVRQATSNAQLVAHRALTDVALQLPAAARRDWLTSMAIHPRQTGRPLRSATLISQPAVCNPAQPPMR, encoded by the coding sequence ATGAGTGCTGACGCGCCCCGTTGGTGGCGCGGCGCTCTGTTTGCCTCGGTGGGTCTGAACCTCTTTATGGCGACCCTGATCGGCGTGCATGAGTGGCGTCACGCGCAACACCCGGATTTCGCGCCGGTGGAGGCCGCCGCCACGCACATGCTGCACAAACCGTTCAAGCCGCGCATCTGGCTCGACAGTCTGCAGCCGGAGCAGCGCCAGATGGCTGAGGAGATCATGGCGCGGCACGCCAAGGCGATGCGCGAGCAGGCCATGGCCATGCGCGCCGCGCGCCGTCTGGCGCGCGATGAGATGATGAACAACGAATTGGATGCGCATAATGTGGAACGCGCCTTCATGCGTGTGCGTCAAGCCACCAGCAATGCGCAGTTGGTGGCCCATCGCGCCCTCACCGATGTGGCGCTGCAGTTGCCCGCCGCCGCGCGACGCGACTGGCTCACCTCCATGGCGATCCATCCGCGCCAGACAGGGCGTCCGCTGCGCAGCGCGACGCTGATATCGCAACCGGCTGTGTGCAATCCGGCGCAACCCCCTATGCGCTGA
- a CDS encoding sigma-70 family RNA polymerase sigma factor, with product MAEATCLDAMGFPCDQTGAGALSARPERKAQVANDNLASAALADNDALRQDALLMRRAADGDARACRALTERWLNPVHAQARRMLGDLHEAEDVAQEAFMRLWKQAARWRPEARVGTWLHTVVSNLCVDRLRKRRESALEDLPEPVDPAQNPLAERQRAELGAAIEAAMAQLPPRQKAAVVLVHHQGFSGREAAAALGVSEEAVESLLARGRRALRKSLARHRDELLGEG from the coding sequence ATGGCCGAAGCAACCTGTTTAGACGCCATGGGCTTTCCCTGTGATCAGACCGGAGCGGGCGCGCTGAGCGCCCGCCCGGAACGGAAGGCGCAGGTGGCAAACGACAACCTCGCAAGCGCCGCTTTGGCGGACAATGACGCCTTGCGACAGGACGCGCTGCTGATGCGGCGCGCCGCTGACGGCGACGCGCGCGCGTGCCGCGCCCTGACTGAGCGTTGGCTCAATCCGGTGCACGCTCAGGCGCGGCGTATGCTGGGCGATCTGCACGAAGCCGAGGATGTGGCCCAGGAGGCGTTCATGCGTCTGTGGAAGCAGGCCGCGCGCTGGCGTCCGGAGGCCCGCGTGGGCACCTGGCTGCACACGGTGGTGAGCAATCTGTGCGTGGATCGCCTGCGCAAGCGGCGCGAGAGCGCGCTGGAGGATCTGCCCGAACCGGTGGATCCGGCGCAGAACCCTCTGGCGGAGCGCCAGCGGGCGGAGTTGGGCGCCGCTATTGAAGCGGCCATGGCGCAGTTGCCGCCGCGGCAGAAGGCGGCGGTGGTGTTGGTGCATCACCAGGGCTTCAGCGGTCGCGAAGCAGCCGCGGCGCTGGGGGTGAGCGAAGAGGCGGTGGAGTCGCTGCTGGCGCGCGGACGGCGCGCGTTGCGCAAGAGTTTGGCGCGCCATCGCGATGAACTTTTGGGGGAGGGGTGA
- a CDS encoding EF-hand domain-containing protein, which translates to MKSNGKQLVMAAVVAAGALLTAGAVLAQEPIQSATPGACPHGGPGKGMMMGMGGAQGMTPEQMTEKRAQMMEMRAAKRTELFEAADADQDGALTLDEFIKLREIKRQRKMARKLARIDADGDGKISKEEFLNHKPMHGGKHGGNCGCMAHKGQGGCMAHKGKGMMGQGMGMKPGMMGQGMGMKPGMMGQGMGMNPGMGRGMMGQGMGNSGAAPMMTPPYGYPMGYGQMPTPPWSGSRGGWW; encoded by the coding sequence ATGAAGAGCAATGGCAAGCAGTTGGTGATGGCGGCGGTGGTGGCGGCTGGGGCGCTGCTGACGGCGGGCGCGGTGTTGGCGCAGGAGCCGATACAGAGCGCCACGCCCGGCGCATGCCCCCATGGCGGCCCGGGCAAGGGCATGATGATGGGAATGGGCGGCGCTCAAGGCATGACCCCCGAGCAGATGACGGAGAAGCGCGCCCAGATGATGGAGATGCGCGCGGCCAAACGCACGGAGCTGTTTGAGGCGGCGGACGCCGATCAGGACGGCGCGCTGACTCTCGACGAGTTCATCAAACTGCGCGAGATCAAACGCCAGCGCAAAATGGCGCGCAAGTTGGCGCGCATCGACGCCGACGGCGATGGCAAAATCAGCAAGGAAGAGTTCCTTAATCACAAGCCGATGCACGGCGGCAAGCATGGCGGGAACTGTGGCTGCATGGCGCACAAGGGCCAAGGCGGCTGCATGGCGCATAAAGGCAAGGGCATGATGGGCCAGGGCATGGGCATGAAGCCGGGCATGATGGGCCAGGGTATGGGCATGAAGCCGGGCATGATGGGCCAGGGCATGGGCATGAATCCCGGCATGGGTCGAGGCATGATGGGCCAGGGGATGGGCAACAGCGGCGCGGCGCCGATGATGACGCCGCCCTATGGCTACCCCATGGGCTATGGCCAGATGCCGACCCCGCCGTGGAGCGGCTCCCGTGGTGGTTGGTGGTAA
- the ppk2 gene encoding polyphosphate kinase 2: MAKGKKSAEEKIEPVETPFDTPDMSENLYFDGEKGVEVARPSKLKNEFYEKELSHLQIELVKLQEWIKAKGLKVVVIFEGRDAAGKGGTIKRITERLNPRICRVVALGTPTEREKNQWYFQRYVPHLPTAGEMVLFDRSWYNRAGVERVMGFCTDEEHREFLRSCPEFERMLVRSGIIVIKYWFSVDDDVQEERFQARRKDPLKRWKLSPMDIESRARWVEYSMAKDQMMAHTDIKQAPWFSVNSNEKKRARLNCIRHLLSMIPYEDLTPAPIELPPRKSNVRGYVRPPLGERTYVPDCYANAGGKDKKKEKKKKKDK, translated from the coding sequence ATGGCCAAAGGCAAGAAATCCGCAGAGGAAAAAATCGAACCGGTGGAAACGCCGTTCGACACGCCGGATATGAGCGAGAATCTCTATTTCGACGGCGAAAAGGGCGTCGAAGTCGCGCGTCCGTCGAAGCTGAAGAATGAATTCTACGAAAAAGAGTTGTCCCATCTGCAGATCGAACTGGTGAAGCTGCAGGAGTGGATCAAAGCCAAGGGCTTGAAGGTGGTGGTGATCTTCGAAGGCCGCGACGCCGCCGGCAAGGGCGGCACCATCAAGCGCATCACCGAACGCCTGAACCCGCGCATCTGCCGCGTGGTGGCCCTGGGCACCCCCACCGAGCGCGAGAAGAACCAGTGGTACTTCCAGCGCTATGTGCCGCATCTGCCCACGGCGGGAGAGATGGTGCTGTTCGACCGCAGTTGGTACAACCGCGCCGGGGTGGAGCGGGTGATGGGCTTCTGCACCGACGAGGAGCATCGCGAGTTCCTGCGCTCCTGCCCCGAATTCGAACGCATGCTGGTGCGTTCGGGCATCATCGTCATCAAATACTGGTTCTCGGTGGATGATGACGTGCAGGAGGAGCGCTTCCAGGCGCGGCGCAAGGATCCTCTGAAACGCTGGAAGCTCTCGCCCATGGACATCGAGTCCCGCGCCCGCTGGGTGGAGTACTCCATGGCCAAGGACCAGATGATGGCGCACACCGACATCAAGCAGGCGCCGTGGTTCTCAGTCAACTCCAATGAGAAGAAGCGCGCGCGTCTGAACTGCATTCGCCACTTACTCTCAATGATTCCGTATGAGGATCTGACCCCGGCGCCCATCGAGCTGCCGCCGCGCAAATCCAATGTGCGCGGCTATGTGCGTCCGCCGCTGGGCGAACGCACCTACGTGCCGGACTGCTACGCCAATGCAGGCGGCAAAGACAAGAAAAAAGAGAAGAAGAAAAAGAAGGACAAGTAA
- the pgl gene encoding 6-phosphogluconolactonase produces the protein MTLPACVDERRFPDVETADRALAEAIAKRLRSAVEQRGQASLIVPGGRSPQTMLRVLGEQPLTWSAVRVTVSDERFTSADSPDNNCRQMRKLLMQGPAAVAEPIPLIETTADPQGALAAAQANLARFPWPADVTVLGLGAEGYVGSLFPGNPALSADYAEQALAVAARSPTPPHPRIALSPHALLMSRWIVLMVVGPEKAEVYRQALACGDPSVMPVCFLFQQQDVAVSVWLIDKK, from the coding sequence ATGACTCTGCCCGCCTGTGTTGATGAACGCCGTTTTCCCGACGTTGAAACCGCCGACCGCGCCCTGGCCGAAGCCATCGCCAAGCGTCTGCGCTCTGCTGTGGAGCAGCGTGGACAGGCGAGTTTGATCGTGCCCGGCGGGCGCTCGCCGCAGACCATGCTGCGCGTTCTGGGCGAACAGCCGCTGACTTGGTCGGCGGTGCGGGTGACGGTCTCCGATGAGCGTTTCACCAGCGCTGACAGCCCCGACAACAACTGTCGTCAGATGCGCAAGTTGTTGATGCAGGGGCCCGCCGCCGTGGCCGAGCCGATCCCCCTCATTGAGACCACCGCCGACCCGCAAGGGGCGCTGGCCGCGGCCCAGGCCAATCTGGCCCGTTTCCCCTGGCCCGCCGACGTCACCGTATTGGGGTTGGGGGCGGAAGGGTATGTGGGCTCGCTGTTTCCCGGCAACCCCGCGCTCAGCGCCGACTATGCCGAGCAGGCGTTGGCGGTGGCCGCGCGCAGCCCCACGCCGCCGCATCCGCGCATCGCCCTGAGCCCCCATGCGCTGCTCATGAGCCGCTGGATCGTGCTGATGGTGGTGGGGCCGGAGAAGGCCGAGGTCTATCGCCAGGCGCTGGCCTGCGGCGATCCATCAGTGATGCCGGTCTGCTTCCTGTTCCAGCAGCAGGATGTGGCGGTATCGGTGTGGTTGATCGATAAAAAGTAG
- a CDS encoding class I SAM-dependent methyltransferase, with translation MNPLSRLTDLAAAAWYKARLRSMGYDARAVALQEHAKFTRLELDPDAALTQLNPILERRFGHPHRSDHDSIHWLLFAAVIAAHSPKRILEIGTHLGEFTAILAELAPQAQIITLDLPEDDPVMRSIYGREDADAYADFLARQRANTSAPNITRVAVNSLFMLEKVEGPFDLIWVDGDHGYPAVAWDIAMAWRLLAPGGHLLCDDVMPNLPTDAGHGVYTSVASYETLEYLAARVGAPVSYFLKRRHPRRALAPQRQKYVSCLAKPID, from the coding sequence GTGAATCCGTTGTCTCGTCTGACCGACCTGGCCGCTGCGGCGTGGTATAAGGCGCGCTTGCGCTCCATGGGCTACGATGCGCGCGCCGTGGCGCTGCAGGAGCACGCCAAATTCACCCGTCTTGAGTTGGATCCCGACGCCGCGCTCACTCAGCTCAATCCGATTCTGGAGCGCCGCTTTGGTCATCCGCACCGGTCTGACCACGACTCCATCCATTGGCTGCTGTTCGCCGCCGTCATCGCCGCCCATTCGCCCAAGCGGATTCTGGAGATCGGCACCCACCTGGGCGAGTTCACCGCGATTCTGGCGGAGCTGGCGCCCCAGGCGCAGATCATCACCCTGGATCTGCCCGAAGACGACCCCGTCATGCGCTCCATCTATGGCCGCGAGGACGCCGACGCCTACGCCGACTTCCTGGCCCGTCAGCGCGCCAACACCAGCGCCCCCAATATCACCCGGGTGGCGGTCAACTCGCTGTTCATGCTGGAGAAGGTCGAAGGGCCGTTCGATCTGATCTGGGTCGATGGCGACCACGGCTATCCGGCGGTGGCGTGGGATATCGCCATGGCGTGGCGACTGCTGGCGCCGGGCGGCCATCTGCTGTGCGACGACGTCATGCCCAATCTGCCCACCGACGCCGGCCATGGGGTCTACACCTCGGTGGCCTCCTACGAGACGCTGGAGTATCTGGCCGCGCGGGTGGGGGCGCCGGTGAGCTACTTCCTCAAACGCCGCCACCCCCGGCGCGCGCTCGCCCCGCAGCGGCAGAAATATGTCTCCTGCCTGGCCAAACCCATTGACTGA
- a CDS encoding phytanoyl-CoA dioxygenase family protein, translating to MWKLRALTALYRHELLWRLRMSIGAWLFRNRPLGDTTLGAVIKQIRDVGAAVIPGYYSEEEMRALETVCEEALSRADTEAKPPQGYRRIPGGIRYQHMQKRHPLAQRFARDPLIVALAAVFNGKFKMPSLMYGVTHDGRRDGASAERPEPFGHHPHTDAWYHMFKALTPMEPIARENGPLCFAPGSNGIQPEASDYYVEMYKVAKREPEVMKKLKQTGVNAGGETYNATGMPDDVFAAAAARFSLAYGEAGRGDLILFDTRCFHYATKLEQGERRILWMYF from the coding sequence ATGTGGAAACTGCGCGCTTTAACCGCCCTGTATCGCCATGAACTGTTGTGGCGGCTGCGCATGAGCATCGGCGCCTGGCTGTTTCGCAACCGTCCGCTGGGCGACACCACCCTGGGGGCGGTGATCAAACAGATTCGCGATGTGGGCGCGGCGGTGATCCCCGGCTACTACAGCGAAGAGGAGATGCGCGCGCTGGAGACGGTGTGCGAAGAGGCGTTGAGCCGGGCCGATACCGAAGCCAAACCGCCCCAGGGCTATCGCCGCATCCCCGGCGGCATCCGCTATCAGCACATGCAGAAGCGCCACCCGCTGGCGCAGCGATTCGCCCGCGATCCGCTGATTGTGGCGCTGGCGGCGGTGTTCAACGGCAAGTTCAAAATGCCGTCGCTGATGTACGGCGTCACCCACGATGGGCGTCGCGATGGCGCCAGCGCCGAACGCCCCGAGCCGTTTGGCCACCACCCCCACACCGACGCCTGGTATCACATGTTCAAGGCGCTCACCCCCATGGAGCCCATCGCTCGCGAAAACGGCCCGCTCTGCTTTGCGCCGGGCTCCAACGGCATCCAGCCCGAAGCATCCGACTACTATGTGGAGATGTACAAGGTCGCCAAGCGGGAGCCGGAGGTGATGAAAAAGCTCAAACAGACCGGCGTCAACGCGGGCGGCGAGACCTACAACGCCACCGGCATGCCCGATGACGTGTTCGCCGCCGCCGCCGCGCGCTTCAGCCTGGCCTATGGCGAGGCGGGTCGCGGCGATCTGATCCTGTTCGACACCCGCTGCTTCCACTACGCCACCAAGCTCGAACAGGGCGAGCGTCGCATTCTGTGGATGTACTTCTGA
- a CDS encoding shikimate dehydrogenase family protein, which translates to MSGVSDFLDNSVDLPAGRPYGAIMGLAPSKGARSPILWRAAFDALGMQADFHPFDVTPENLPGLVKALKADARYLGGAVAVPHKELLLTELDRIDEAARAIGAVNAIRRDPDGALVGANTDGLAAVESFEATAGPVRGKKLLLLGLGGAGKAVAACFALAGAELMVWNRDGAKAREFAGVYSASGKPVRAVSDIASVIAEADALINCTSVGFAADSSDNDDAPLDLALLDQLPAHAAVFDIIYQPLQTALLRAAAARGLKTLNGKSMNLGQAVIAFALALPDADRDKAAAAMAAV; encoded by the coding sequence ATGAGCGGCGTGAGCGATTTTCTCGATAACAGCGTCGACCTGCCCGCCGGGCGCCCCTATGGGGCGATCATGGGCTTGGCGCCCTCCAAAGGGGCGCGTTCGCCGATTCTGTGGCGCGCCGCTTTCGACGCCCTGGGGATGCAGGCGGATTTCCACCCGTTTGACGTCACCCCGGAGAATCTGCCGGGGTTGGTCAAAGCCCTCAAAGCCGATGCGCGCTACCTGGGCGGCGCAGTGGCGGTGCCGCACAAAGAGCTGTTGCTGACCGAGCTGGATCGCATCGACGAAGCGGCGCGCGCCATCGGCGCGGTCAACGCCATCCGCCGCGACCCCGACGGCGCCCTGGTAGGGGCCAACACCGATGGTCTGGCGGCGGTGGAGAGCTTCGAAGCGACGGCGGGCCCCGTGCGCGGCAAAAAGCTGCTGCTGCTGGGGTTGGGCGGCGCCGGCAAAGCGGTGGCGGCCTGTTTCGCCCTGGCCGGAGCGGAGCTGATGGTGTGGAATCGCGATGGGGCCAAGGCGCGCGAGTTTGCCGGGGTTTACAGCGCCTCGGGCAAACCGGTGCGTGCGGTGAGCGACATCGCCTCTGTCATCGCCGAGGCCGACGCCCTGATCAACTGCACCAGCGTTGGCTTTGCCGCCGATTCGTCCGATAATGACGACGCGCCGTTGGATCTGGCGCTGTTGGATCAACTGCCCGCCCACGCGGCGGTGTTCGACATCATCTATCAGCCGCTGCAGACCGCCCTGCTGCGCGCCGCCGCTGCGCGTGGCCTGAAGACGCTCAACGGCAAATCGATGAATCTGGGGCAGGCGGTGATCGCTTTTGCCCTGGCCCTGCCCGACGCCGACCGCGATAAGGCCGCCGCCGCCATGGCCGCTGTGTAA
- the aroF gene encoding 3-deoxy-7-phosphoheptulonate synthase, producing MAIENKAPGKDVSEEDLQSKFPLAAKKSPDHKSLVTVGDVTFGGDFIPVFAGPNMVEDEAMIVQTAREVKARGASFLRGGAFKPLTFPYRSPKYTETREDGVAWLKKAKEETGILVITEVMEERYLDLICETADMLQIGSRNMQNYPLITAAAKTGKPMMIKRHFGCSLRDWLGAAEYALIEGNSNVVLCERGVAAPHTHRGSSRFLLDLQAVPAAQEVTHLPVVVDPSHATFWAPWVAPMSLASVACGADGIMLEVHPDPPNSAVDPLQPIGFEPFGDLMKQMDATAKVIGRRVL from the coding sequence ATGGCCATTGAGAACAAAGCCCCCGGCAAAGACGTCAGCGAAGAGGATCTGCAATCGAAATTCCCGCTGGCGGCGAAGAAGTCTCCAGACCACAAATCCCTGGTCACGGTGGGCGACGTCACCTTTGGCGGCGACTTCATTCCGGTGTTCGCCGGTCCCAATATGGTGGAAGACGAGGCGATGATCGTGCAGACCGCGCGCGAGGTCAAAGCGCGCGGGGCCAGTTTCCTGCGCGGCGGCGCGTTCAAGCCGCTGACCTTCCCCTATCGCTCGCCCAAGTACACTGAAACCCGCGAAGATGGCGTGGCGTGGTTGAAAAAGGCCAAGGAGGAGACCGGCATTCTGGTCATCACCGAGGTGATGGAGGAGCGCTACCTCGACCTCATCTGCGAGACCGCCGACATGCTGCAGATCGGCTCGCGCAACATGCAGAACTATCCGCTGATCACCGCCGCCGCCAAAACCGGCAAGCCGATGATGATCAAGCGTCACTTCGGCTGCTCCCTGCGCGACTGGTTGGGCGCCGCCGAATACGCCCTGATTGAGGGCAACAGCAATGTGGTGCTGTGCGAGCGCGGCGTGGCCGCGCCCCACACCCATCGCGGCAGCTCGCGCTTCCTGTTGGACCTGCAGGCGGTGCCCGCCGCGCAGGAGGTGACCCACCTGCCGGTGGTGGTGGATCCCAGCCACGCCACCTTCTGGGCCCCGTGGGTGGCGCCCATGTCGCTGGCTTCGGTGGCCTGCGGCGCCGACGGCATCATGCTGGAGGTGCACCCCGATCCCCCCAACTCCGCCGTGGACCCGCTGCAGCCCATCGGCTTCGAGCCGTTCGGCGATCTGATGAAGCAGATGGACGCCACCGCCAAAGTCATTGGCCGCCGGGTGCTGTAA
- a CDS encoding sensor histidine kinase, whose protein sequence is MLTSLSDYTLLKLGWRSWTPLMVAFGVGSVLAVALVNVDAMDHFYHFSRSHEEWELDELVVGGISMIISALVALTWILYDHHKRFVQLLKEHRVLEEQQLRARKLQALSTLFGGASHSLNNLMQPIVSLTELALDDMTPQDPNQPLLVEVSAAAKEAKALVRDMLSLSRQDHLTLRPVEMAKLLNDQRRLLEALIPSSMQLAWLVPASGLGRVMADAGQVQSALLNMVSNAVDAIDSATSGRIEIAAERANVDEDRQGHLKSANHNHYVRILLSDNGVGMDAQTLERIFEPFFTTKEVGEGSGLGMSIALGVVESHDGLLFVDSQPGVGTTFSLYLPTLEH, encoded by the coding sequence ATGTTGACCAGTCTGTCCGACTACACCCTGCTGAAGCTGGGTTGGCGCTCCTGGACGCCCTTGATGGTTGCCTTCGGCGTTGGCTCCGTGCTGGCCGTGGCGCTGGTGAACGTGGACGCCATGGACCATTTCTACCACTTCTCCCGCAGTCATGAGGAGTGGGAGCTGGACGAGCTGGTGGTGGGCGGGATCAGCATGATCATCTCGGCGCTGGTGGCGCTGACCTGGATCCTTTACGACCACCACAAACGCTTTGTCCAGCTACTGAAGGAGCATCGCGTGTTGGAGGAGCAGCAGTTGCGCGCGCGCAAACTGCAGGCCCTCAGCACCCTGTTTGGCGGCGCTTCACACTCGCTGAATAATCTGATGCAGCCCATCGTCTCCTTAACGGAGCTGGCGCTGGACGATATGACGCCGCAGGACCCCAACCAGCCGCTGCTGGTCGAAGTGAGCGCCGCCGCCAAGGAGGCCAAGGCGCTGGTGCGCGACATGCTCTCCTTGAGCCGCCAGGACCACCTGACCCTGCGACCTGTGGAGATGGCCAAACTCCTGAACGATCAACGCCGCCTGCTGGAGGCCCTGATCCCCTCCTCCATGCAGTTGGCGTGGTTGGTCCCCGCCTCCGGCCTGGGCCGCGTCATGGCCGACGCCGGGCAGGTCCAGAGCGCCCTGCTGAATATGGTCAGCAACGCCGTGGACGCCATCGACAGCGCCACCAGCGGCCGCATTGAGATCGCCGCCGAGCGCGCCAACGTCGACGAGGACCGCCAAGGGCATCTGAAGAGCGCCAACCATAATCACTATGTGCGCATCCTCCTCTCCGATAACGGCGTGGGCATGGATGCGCAGACGCTGGAGCGCATTTTCGAACCCTTCTTCACCACCAAGGAGGTGGGAGAGGGCTCCGGCCTGGGCATGTCCATCGCCCTGGGGGTGGTGGAGAGTCACGACGGCTTGCTGTTTGTGGACTCCCAACCCGGCGTTGGAACCACTTTTTCCCTCTATCTACCCACCCTTGAGCACTGA
- a CDS encoding response regulator, with amino-acid sequence MAHILLIDDDARVRFTLETLLKRSGHTVTARADGKEGIDTLKKESFDLIITDIIMPNMDGVEFLMQFRSANKGDAPVIVISGGGRLHSIDYLSVAEDMGAAATLSKPFENAQLLDLVESLIGSKGAAKS; translated from the coding sequence ATGGCGCATATTCTGTTGATCGACGACGACGCGCGGGTGCGGTTCACTCTGGAGACGCTGCTGAAGCGTTCCGGCCACACCGTCACCGCCCGCGCAGACGGCAAAGAGGGGATCGACACGCTCAAGAAAGAGTCATTCGATCTGATCATCACCGACATCATCATGCCCAACATGGACGGGGTGGAGTTCCTCATGCAGTTCCGCTCCGCCAACAAGGGCGACGCGCCAGTGATCGTCATCTCCGGCGGCGGGCGCCTGCACAGCATCGACTACCTGTCGGTGGCCGAGGATATGGGCGCCGCCGCCACCCTGAGCAAACCGTTTGAAAACGCGCAACTGCTGGATTTGGTGGAGAGCCTGATCGGGTCCAAAGGCGCGGCCAAATCATGA